In Arctopsyche grandis isolate Sample6627 chromosome 13, ASM5162203v2, whole genome shotgun sequence, one DNA window encodes the following:
- the LOC143921261 gene encoding protein G12 — protein MKLCLIFLGLLGLGWGFPNDRVEVKDLSSDLDEFVDLIPSGEIFALLFKFLDDTEVQHTITYMFGNEFKDIIAELDTIKEFTDVTDFLDEAGIPVGTFFENLRDILGITRVIRKTGKADLGGMKGLVLAISETIPWGEMKNLYDDKKENSEDFQGLIEDLTSNEFRGLVKTMIENERLREISAMLTAGGVDVAGLVRLIRELLLSK, from the exons ATGAAGCTGTGCTTGATTTTTCTCGGACTTTTGGGTCTCGGTTGGGGTTTTCCCAATGATAGAGTTGAAGTCAAAGATTTGAGCTCTGATTTGGACGAATTTGTTGATCTAATTCCTTCCGGCGAAATCTTCGCACTCTTATTCAAATTTTTGGACGATACTGAAGTACAACATACTATCACTTACATGTTTGGAAATGAATTCAAGGATATAATTGCCGAATTGGATACCATTAAAGAATTCACAGAT GTGACTGACTTTTTGGATGAAGCTGGAATACCAGTTGGAACATTCTTTGAAAATCTCAGAGACATTTTAGGCATCACAAGAGTCATTCGGAAAACTGGGAAAGCTGATCTCGGTGGTATGAAAGGTCTTGTGCTCGCTATTAGTGAAACTATTCCTTGGGGCGAGATGAAGAATTTGTACGATGATAAAAAGGAAAATAGTGAAGACTTCCAAGGACTAATAGAGGACTTAACATCGAATGAATTTAGAGGTTTAGTAAAAACAATGATTGAAAATGAAAGATTGCGAGAAATTTCTGCTATGCTTACTGCTGGTGGGGTGGATGTGGCTGGATTGGTTCGACTGATAAGAGAACTACTTTTATCAAAatga
- the LOC143921330 gene encoding uncharacterized protein LOC143921330, with the protein MDNKALIKYLEHEWMIRDLSQIDESILHDAYSIEDIDPTSRVPFIILDVSESYLKIVNLMKANQLSLGQVGWIQVNRKAETEFHFDNFGEFKKTTVFLKAKNVKYKIFTISDKNPLEIIIRGLPLILNIDQVKNALKEKGFHILKTTRRVGKANIPTTSVEVHLKEFQSNNIFSMTELLGLSRVSVEAITTEDIKKEQANASTSCEDLKHLFLPESLIMLRKIKSLRSSLTDLNIVSKQNLKLWDVES; encoded by the coding sequence ATGGACAACAAAgctcttataaaatatttagagcACGAATGGATGATTCGAGATTTGAGCCAAATTGACGAGAGTATTCTGCATGACGCTTATTCAATCGAAGACATCGATCCGACGAGTCGTGTACCATTTATTATATTGGACGTTTCTGAATCATATTTGAAGATTGTGAATTTGATGAAAGCGAACCAACTGTCATTGGGTCAAGTTGGTTGGATTCAAGTGAATAGAAAAGCTGAAACGGAATTTCATTTCGATAATTTTGGTGAGTTTAAAAAAACCACCGTCTTCCTCAAAGCGAAAaatgtcaaatataaaatttttacgaTAAGTGATAAGAATCCGCTTGAAATTATAATCAGAGGCTTGCCTCTAATCCTCAACATTGACCAAGTGAAGAATGCATTGAAGGAGAAAGGTTTTCACATATTGAAAACTACGAGACGTGTGGGTAAAGCAAATATTCCGACTACTTCAGTCGAGGTTCATTTGAAGGAATTCcaatcaaataatatattttcaatgacaGAACTTCTCGGACTTTCTAGAGTTTCGGTAGAAGCTATAACAACAGAAGATATCAAGAAAGAGCAAGCGAACGCTTCTACCTCTTGTGAAGATTTAAAACATTTGTTTTTACCCGAATCTTTAATAATGTTACGCAAAATTAAGAGCTTGCGGTCTTCATTGACAGATTTGAATATTGTtagtaagcagaatttgaaacTATGGGACGTTGAAAGTTAG
- the LOC143920771 gene encoding uncharacterized protein LOC143920771 has product MKVCLIFFIAFCIHNGSSAKKDEVEDITPIVLDFLSHVPFSKLLRATKKYSQDPEVQNAILFLRSDEFKDTWEDVAESLNIQDDFDNYMKTFQLYMMKKMMNMQRNNHGGVKALMADLNKAVSWNNVKRSIAMSDATIESYKLLYTDLTSGELKTLFQATLRSEPMQDIVKMIKEKWQFDLIHTFIALEELIDDIFTVCDGHCTSSEKPHDHEELDKLDDAALIALLKIYLTYCEDGEVQNRLAEIVVFLKDEKFLKLLADLHDKGGLLDVMEYVAHAAELFHERQLTERAVSLDLGGVKAMLNEISELTPWDEIKQMTNKILKIDYYKQLEKYLSELQEFFESEKVKIALAEFQEKWENFSEVDQTPKEQSQND; this is encoded by the exons ATGAAGGTCTGTCTGATTTTCTTCATCGCTTTCTGTATCCACAACGGTTCATCTGCTAAAAAAGATGAAGTTGAAGATATAACTCCAATCGTACTAGACTTTTTAAGCCACGTCCCCTTTAGTAAACTATTGAGAGCCACTAAAAAATACTCACAAGATCCTGAAGTGCAGAATGCTATTTTATTCCTGAGAAGTGACGAATTCAAAGATACATGGGAAGACGTAGCAGAATctctaaat ATCCAAGATGATTTTGATAATTATATGAAAACATTCCAATTATAtatgatgaaaaaaatgatgaacaTGCAACGAAACAACCACGGAGGTGTGAAAGCTTTAATGGCTGACCTCAACAAAGCAGTGTCTTGGAATAATGTGAAAAGAAGCATAGCCATGTCGGATGCGACGATCGAAAGTTATAAGCTTCTATATACAGACTTGACCTCCGGTGAATTAAAAACCCTCTTCCAAGCAACCCTCCGAAGTGAACCGATGCAAGACATTGTGAAGATGATCAAAGAAAAATGGCAGTTCGATCTAATACATACGTTTATCGCACTTGAAGAACTTATCGATGATATATTTACAGTATGTGACGGACACTGCACGTCATCTGAAAAGCCGCATGACCACGAAGAGTTGGATAAATTGGACGATGCTGCCTTGATTGCACTTCTGAAGATCTATCTCACGTATTGTGAAGATGGCGAGGTTCAGAACCGATTGGCTGAAATAGTAGTGTTTTTAAAAGATGAAAAGTTTTTGAAGTTATTAGCGGATCTCCACGATAAGGGTGGACTACTAGAT GTGATGGAATATGTGGCGCATGCAGCAGAATTATTCCATGAACGTCAGCTGACAGAAAGAGCTGTAAGTCTTGACCTCGGAGGAGTAAAAGCAATGCTAAATGAGATCAGTGAATTAACACCGTGggatgaaataaaacaaatgaccAATAAGATATTAAAAATCGATTATTACAAACAGCTTGAGAAGTATTTGAGTGAATTGCAAGAATTCTTTGAAAGCGAAAAAGTGAAGATAGCCCTAGCCGAATTCCAAGAAAAATGGGAAAACTTTTCGGAAGTGGATCAAACACCAAAAGAGCAATCTCAAAATGACtga
- the LOC143920772 gene encoding general odorant-binding protein 83a-like, with protein sequence MNIISPVTEKCIGDVGIDINVVENARKGDLPDDENLKKYLLCIFNTMDLIDKQHHEFEFWKVLTMIPPEMKRPVFELGKGCLHISGEDYGKACLEFMTCLKKGNPEKFSFIF encoded by the exons ATGAACATCATTAGTCCGGTCACAGAGAAATGCATTGGAGACGTCGGCATAGACATCA acGTTGTTGAAAATGCCAGAAAGGGTGATCTTCCTGATGATGAAAATTTGAAG AAATACTTACTGTGCATTTTCAACACAATGGATTTG ATCGATAAGCAGCATCATGAGTTTGAATTTTGGAAAGTTCTCACGATGATACCTCCGGAAATGAAGCGGCCCGTTTTTGAACTAGGTAAAGGCTGTTTACACATAAGCGGAGAAGATTACGGAAAAGCGTGCTTGGAATTTATGACTTGCCTGAAGAAAGGGAATCCAgag aaattttcattcattttctaA
- the LOC143920770 gene encoding uncharacterized protein LOC143920770 codes for MKFTVIFLFILCFNYGLTVKYSNVEDVNSVIEKIVDRLPEAFAKYSDKEEIYNVLNYMTSDEFAEILKKLPNTKEVSTVIKHVYKAFDDYFDEDSNSIEIESDVDENFLPSWGIPVEKDFRFRHRNFDIDIFLVELIPYDLWIQIKNVYNGLKKHDYQLDGFEEHLALDSIKCLLKTMLNDKNVTNLITQLQEKFTGLSEIYKMLKKYTSEDVEEPDDYCYP; via the exons ATGAAGTTCACTgtcatttttctatttattttgtgttttaacTATGGCTTAACCGTGAAATATTCAAACGTAGAAGATGTAAACTCAGTTATAGAGAAAATAGTAGACCGATTACCGGAAGCATTCGCAAAATATTCAGACAAagaagaaatatacaatgtctTAAATTACATGACCAGTGACGAATTTGCAGAAATCTTGAAAAAATTGCCCAACACCAAAGAGGTCTCAACT GTGATTAAACATGTGTACAAAGCATTTGACGATTATTTTGATGAAGATTCGAACTCGATTGAAATTGAATCGGATGTCGATGAAAATTTTCTACCCTCCTGGGGAATACCGGTTGAAAAAGATTTTAGATTTAGACACAGAAATTTtgatatagatatttttttggttGAACTCATTCCATATGATCTttggattcaaataaaaaatgtttacaaCGGTTTAAAAAAACACGACTATCAATTGGACGGGTTTGAAGAACATTTAGCTTTGGATTCGATCAAATGCTTATTGAAAACGATGCTGAATGACAAAAACGTAACAAATTTAATTACACAGCTGCAAGAAAAATTCACAGGTTTGtcagaaatatataaaatgttgaaGAAATATACTAGCGAAGATGTCGAAGAACCTGACGATTACTGTTAcccataa